Proteins co-encoded in one Diaminobutyricimonas sp. LJ205 genomic window:
- a CDS encoding ROK family transcriptional regulator — MLDISRGTTLGSSGASELFQLLRDGRPRTRAELATLTGLARSTIASRVDYLMALGLVTPVDDAISTGGRPSSQFALNPGARVVLAADLGATHATVAVSDLSGAILTHHRESIPIDRGPDEVLSWLADTGRALVSSVDRDKDDLIAIGIGLPGPVQHSTGRPTNPPIMPGWDGFDVPGWMQQHVQVPVLVDNDVNIMALGEQAYAWPQEEHVMFVKVATGIGCGVISGGLLQRGAQGIAGDIGHVQIPRGAGIPCHCGNRGCLEALASGPAIAAELRRSGVDVQTGQQVVDLVRRGNIEAIQAVRQAGRDIGEVLSACVSLINPSVIAIGGSMAQAGEHLLAGVREVVYTRSMPLATEHLQIVQSRAAENAGVIGASMLAIHHALAPEAINTMVRV; from the coding sequence ATGCTGGACATCAGTCGAGGAACGACCCTCGGCAGCTCGGGGGCGAGTGAGCTGTTTCAACTGCTGCGTGACGGCCGTCCGCGCACCCGCGCAGAACTGGCCACCCTCACCGGCCTCGCCCGCTCGACCATCGCCTCGCGAGTCGACTACCTGATGGCGTTGGGGCTGGTCACCCCGGTCGATGACGCCATCTCAACCGGCGGACGACCGTCGTCGCAGTTCGCGCTGAACCCCGGCGCCCGCGTGGTGCTTGCCGCGGATCTCGGCGCCACGCACGCCACGGTGGCGGTGAGCGACCTGTCCGGCGCGATCCTGACCCACCATCGAGAGAGCATCCCGATCGACCGTGGACCGGACGAGGTCCTCAGTTGGCTCGCCGACACCGGTCGAGCCCTCGTGAGCAGCGTCGATCGCGACAAGGACGACCTGATCGCCATCGGCATCGGCCTGCCCGGACCCGTGCAGCACAGCACCGGCCGCCCCACGAACCCGCCGATCATGCCCGGCTGGGACGGTTTCGACGTGCCCGGCTGGATGCAGCAGCACGTGCAGGTACCGGTCCTGGTCGACAACGACGTCAACATCATGGCCCTCGGTGAGCAGGCGTACGCCTGGCCTCAGGAGGAGCACGTCATGTTCGTGAAGGTCGCCACCGGCATCGGCTGCGGCGTCATCTCCGGCGGTCTGTTGCAGCGCGGCGCGCAGGGCATCGCGGGCGACATCGGCCACGTGCAGATTCCGCGTGGTGCCGGCATCCCGTGCCACTGCGGCAATCGCGGATGTCTGGAGGCCCTCGCCTCCGGGCCGGCGATCGCGGCGGAACTGCGCCGCTCGGGCGTCGACGTGCAGACCGGCCAGCAGGTCGTCGACCTCGTTCGCCGGGGCAATATCGAGGCGATCCAGGCGGTGCGGCAGGCCGGCCGGGACATCGGCGAGGTGCTGAGCGCCTGCGTGAGCCTGATCAACCCGTCGGTGATCGCGATCGGCGGCTCAATGGCGCAGGCCGGTGAGCACCTGCTCGCTGGAGTTCGCGAGGTCGTCTACACCCGGTCCATGCCGCTCGCGACCGAGCACCTGCAGATCGTGCAGTCCCGGGCCGCCGAGAACGCCGGGGTGATCGGGGCGAGCATGCTGGCCATTCACCACGCACTCGCCCCCGAGGCGATCAACACCATGGTGCGGGTCTGA
- a CDS encoding Gfo/Idh/MocA family protein — MTTDVIGAGLIGGGFMGQVHSHAARVARADVIGVASRSAESARRAAGDLGIATAFESIDALVQDAAVDIVHVCSPNVTHTEYALAVLDAGKHVICEKPLATTVADATRLADRAVAAGVVAAVPFVYRYHPLVREARARVMSGETGRLLTINGTYLQDWLLGTDATDWRVDPGLGGPSRAFADIGSHLADLVEFVTDDRIARLCAITGRAYDERAGRAVNTEDTVALLVQTTRGAIGTLLISQVAPGRKNALVLEVAGTDESLRFEQENPEVLWLGRRAGSVLLPRDATQTSRDSSRLSMIPAGHPLGYQDAFNAFVADAYAATRGDMPEGMPTFEDGLRAAQITEAVLASAASQAWVDVAPARHSQEVTA; from the coding sequence ATGACAACGGACGTCATCGGCGCGGGCCTCATCGGGGGCGGCTTCATGGGGCAAGTGCACTCGCACGCCGCCCGCGTTGCCCGTGCTGACGTCATCGGTGTGGCTTCCCGCTCAGCGGAAAGTGCCAGGCGAGCTGCCGGCGATCTCGGCATCGCCACGGCCTTCGAGTCCATCGACGCTCTCGTCCAGGACGCGGCCGTCGACATCGTGCACGTCTGCTCGCCGAACGTCACGCACACCGAGTACGCGCTCGCCGTGTTGGACGCCGGCAAGCACGTCATCTGCGAGAAACCCCTCGCCACCACCGTGGCCGACGCCACCCGCCTGGCTGACCGTGCCGTAGCGGCCGGGGTGGTCGCCGCGGTGCCGTTCGTGTACCGCTATCACCCGCTCGTGCGCGAGGCCCGCGCCCGCGTCATGTCCGGGGAGACCGGGCGTCTGCTCACCATCAACGGCACCTACCTGCAGGACTGGCTGCTTGGCACCGACGCCACCGACTGGCGAGTCGACCCCGGACTCGGCGGGCCGTCACGCGCGTTCGCCGACATCGGTTCGCACCTCGCGGACCTGGTCGAGTTCGTCACCGACGATCGCATCGCCCGGCTCTGCGCGATCACCGGGCGCGCCTACGACGAGCGCGCCGGGCGAGCGGTGAACACCGAAGACACCGTGGCGCTGCTCGTGCAGACCACGCGCGGTGCGATAGGCACCCTGCTGATCTCCCAAGTGGCTCCGGGTCGCAAGAACGCCCTCGTGCTCGAGGTCGCCGGCACCGACGAGAGCCTGCGCTTCGAGCAGGAGAACCCTGAGGTGCTCTGGCTCGGCCGGCGCGCCGGCTCAGTGCTGCTGCCGCGGGATGCCACTCAAACCTCTCGTGACTCTTCGCGACTGTCGATGATTCCGGCGGGACATCCGCTCGGTTACCAGGACGCGTTCAATGCCTTCGTCGCCGACGCCTATGCGGCGACCCGGGGCGATATGCCCGAGGGAATGCCCACCTTTGAAGACGGCCTACGAGCCGCGCAGATCACCGAGGCGGTGCTCGCCTCGGCCGCATCCCAAGCCTGGGTGGACGTTGCCCCCGCCCGACACTCCCAGGAGGTCACAGCATGA
- a CDS encoding LLM class F420-dependent oxidoreductase — protein sequence MPLAETGVGRLDQWHSPSLGRFGVWRPGSRTTAEQATGIEGLGYGTLWLGGSPGADLHHAEELLDATSTLTIATGIVNIWRAPVDEVAASFHRIEARHPGRFLLGIGVGHPETADHYRAPYTSLVEYLDRLDVLGVPEQRRALAALGPRVLKLSAARTAAAHPYLTTPAHTRSARELIGPNTILAPEQKVMLTTDASAARYVGRKVAGPYLELTNYRTNLVRSGFTEQSLDDGGSDEVIDALIAHGEASYVAARLREHIEAGADHVAIQVLPQRDDPLPTLEALARELSLR from the coding sequence ATTCCGCTTGCCGAGACCGGTGTCGGCAGGCTCGACCAATGGCACTCCCCGAGCCTCGGCCGCTTCGGCGTCTGGCGCCCCGGAAGCAGGACCACTGCCGAGCAGGCGACCGGGATCGAGGGCCTCGGCTACGGCACCCTGTGGCTCGGCGGCTCCCCCGGTGCCGACTTGCATCACGCGGAAGAGCTGCTCGACGCCACCTCTACCCTGACCATTGCGACCGGCATCGTGAACATCTGGCGGGCGCCCGTCGACGAGGTGGCTGCGTCGTTCCACCGCATTGAGGCGAGGCATCCCGGCCGGTTCCTGCTCGGCATCGGCGTCGGCCATCCGGAGACCGCCGACCATTACCGCGCGCCGTACACCTCGCTCGTGGAGTACCTCGATCGGCTCGATGTTCTCGGGGTACCGGAGCAACGCCGGGCGCTCGCGGCGCTTGGACCGCGGGTGCTGAAGCTCTCCGCCGCGCGCACGGCCGCTGCGCATCCGTACCTGACCACCCCCGCGCACACCCGATCGGCCCGGGAGTTGATCGGCCCGAACACGATCCTCGCCCCCGAGCAGAAGGTCATGCTGACGACGGATGCCTCGGCGGCCCGCTACGTCGGACGCAAAGTCGCCGGCCCCTACCTCGAGCTGACCAATTACCGGACGAACCTGGTGCGCAGCGGCTTCACCGAGCAGTCTCTGGACGACGGCGGCAGCGACGAGGTGATCGATGCGCTCATCGCGCACGGCGAGGCGAGCTATGTCGCCGCACGACTTCGGGAACACATCGAGGCAGGCGCCGACCACGTCGCGATCCAGGTGCTGCCGCAGCGGGACGACCCGCTGCCGACGCTCGAAGCGCTGGCACGGGAACTGTCCCTCCGCTGA
- a CDS encoding sugar ABC transporter ATP-binding protein: MSTPTMTAPVLSARGIEKSFFGVTVLKGIDIDLQPGHVHGLVGENGAGKSTLMKILAGVYTADAGTIQFGGEQVSFTHPVQAMHAGIVTVFQEFNLLPERSVAENIFLGREPRRGGLVDNRKMARDTAALLTELGIDFIEPGTRVGSLTVAEQQIVEIAKALSFEARVISMDEPTAALAEHEVELLYGIVRRLTARGVAILYVSHRLKEIFDLCDTITVLKDGAMVSTSPAAELNTGELVRRMVGRSISAFFPDPEPDTVIGEPRLSVRGGGNAYLKDIDLDVRRGEIVGIAGLQGSGRTELVEAIFGVEPFTSGTMTIDGVAAHPKGPRSAVKTGLALITEDRKAQGLALNQSVLDNMLLVIRGVFAGRTSKARAQAAGVLSSLEVSARGGLDQEVQFLSGGNQQKVVLAKWLATKPRVVLLDEPTRGIDVGAKIAVYRLMRELAASGVAILMVSSELPEVIGMSDRIVVMRDGLLAAELPAGSDEETVMAVATGMEENG; this comes from the coding sequence ATGAGCACTCCGACGATGACCGCTCCGGTGTTGTCCGCGCGCGGGATCGAGAAGAGCTTCTTCGGCGTCACGGTGCTGAAGGGCATCGATATCGACCTCCAGCCCGGGCACGTGCACGGGCTCGTCGGTGAGAACGGCGCGGGCAAGTCCACGCTGATGAAGATCCTCGCCGGCGTTTACACCGCGGATGCCGGAACCATCCAGTTCGGCGGTGAGCAGGTCTCGTTCACCCACCCGGTGCAGGCGATGCACGCCGGCATCGTCACGGTGTTCCAGGAATTCAACCTGCTGCCCGAGCGCAGCGTTGCCGAGAACATCTTCCTCGGCCGGGAACCGCGCCGGGGGGGACTGGTCGACAACCGCAAGATGGCCCGGGACACCGCCGCCCTGCTCACCGAGTTGGGAATCGACTTCATCGAACCGGGCACCCGCGTGGGCAGCCTGACGGTGGCCGAGCAGCAGATCGTCGAGATCGCCAAGGCACTCTCGTTCGAGGCCCGGGTGATCTCGATGGACGAGCCGACCGCGGCGCTCGCCGAACATGAGGTCGAGCTGTTGTACGGGATCGTGCGACGGCTGACCGCCCGCGGGGTCGCCATCCTTTATGTCTCGCACAGGCTGAAGGAGATCTTCGATCTCTGCGACACCATCACTGTGCTGAAAGACGGTGCCATGGTGTCGACCAGCCCGGCCGCTGAGCTGAACACCGGTGAACTGGTGCGCCGTATGGTCGGCCGGTCGATCTCCGCCTTCTTCCCGGATCCGGAGCCGGACACCGTCATCGGCGAGCCGCGGCTCTCGGTGCGCGGCGGCGGCAACGCGTACCTGAAAGACATCGACCTCGATGTCCGTCGCGGCGAGATCGTCGGCATCGCCGGTTTGCAGGGCAGCGGCCGCACTGAGCTGGTGGAGGCGATTTTCGGGGTCGAGCCGTTCACCAGCGGCACCATGACCATCGACGGCGTCGCCGCGCACCCGAAGGGTCCCCGCTCGGCGGTCAAGACCGGACTGGCGCTGATCACCGAAGACCGGAAGGCGCAGGGCCTTGCCCTCAACCAGTCGGTGCTCGACAACATGCTGCTGGTGATCCGCGGAGTCTTCGCTGGGCGCACCTCGAAAGCAAGGGCTCAGGCGGCCGGCGTGCTGAGCTCGCTCGAGGTGTCCGCGCGCGGTGGCCTCGACCAGGAGGTGCAGTTCCTCTCCGGCGGCAACCAGCAGAAGGTGGTGCTCGCCAAGTGGCTGGCAACCAAACCGCGCGTCGTGCTCCTCGATGAGCCGACCCGAGGCATCGACGTGGGCGCGAAGATCGCGGTCTACCGGCTGATGCGTGAGCTCGCGGCATCCGGTGTCGCCATTCTCATGGTGTCCTCCGAACTGCCCGAGGTGATCGGCATGTCCGACCGGATCGTGGTCATGCGCGACGGCTTGCTGGCGGCCGAACTGCCCGCCGGTTCCGATGAGGAAACGGTGATGGCCGTAGCGACGGGAATGGAGGAGAACGGATGA
- a CDS encoding sugar phosphate isomerase/epimerase — protein MRRILGVNTWVWTSPVTDASLPAIAAKAADLGFGAIELPIEQPGDWDPHRARDVLAEHRLRAYVVGAMAPGRNLVAAPASEIVRTQNYLARCITAAAVLGSPIVAGPFTAATGRTWRMTDTDRAEAYDSLRASLTPVVARAEREGVRLAIEPLNRYETSLINTVDQALDALEPLLGPALGIALDSYHLNIEEKDVAAAVRTAGRHIAHVQVCGTDRGAVGDDHADWPGFLDALDDAGYTGPLNLESFTSDNDTIATAASIWRPLAASQDALAARTFDYLTRLQNDREDHR, from the coding sequence ATGCGCAGAATCCTCGGCGTCAATACCTGGGTGTGGACCTCGCCGGTGACGGATGCCTCATTGCCGGCGATCGCGGCGAAGGCTGCCGACCTCGGCTTCGGTGCCATCGAACTGCCCATCGAGCAACCCGGCGACTGGGACCCGCACCGGGCCCGCGACGTGCTCGCCGAGCACCGCCTGCGCGCCTACGTGGTCGGCGCAATGGCTCCAGGTCGCAACCTCGTCGCCGCCCCGGCCTCCGAGATCGTGCGCACCCAGAACTACCTGGCGCGCTGCATCACCGCGGCCGCGGTACTCGGCTCACCGATCGTCGCCGGACCATTCACCGCCGCCACCGGGCGCACCTGGAGGATGACCGACACCGACCGCGCCGAGGCCTACGACAGCCTGCGCGCCTCGCTCACCCCGGTGGTCGCACGCGCCGAACGCGAGGGAGTGCGCCTGGCGATCGAGCCACTGAACCGCTACGAGACCAGCCTGATCAACACCGTCGACCAAGCGCTCGACGCGCTTGAGCCGCTACTCGGGCCGGCGCTCGGCATCGCCCTCGACAGCTACCACCTCAATATCGAGGAGAAGGATGTCGCCGCCGCAGTCCGCACCGCCGGCCGGCACATCGCCCACGTACAGGTCTGCGGCACCGACCGCGGCGCAGTCGGCGACGATCACGCCGACTGGCCGGGCTTCCTCGACGCTCTCGATGACGCGGGCTACACCGGGCCGCTGAATTTGGAGAGCTTCACCAGCGACAACGACACCATTGCCACCGCCGCGTCGATCTGGCGGCCGCTCGCCGCAAGCCAGGACGCGCTCGCCGCGCGCACGTTCGACTACCTCACCCGTTTGCAGAACGACCGAGAGGATCACCGATGA
- a CDS encoding ABC transporter permease gives MSQSVPETSAGSRLATVGRNLISPRGAVFLLLIVLLIWITVLNPNFAAPDNFIRFVARVAPVAIAAIGQYFVIVSGEFDLSMGSLVTAQVVIAGNLIGQDDSKVLPVLLFMLVFGAAIGLVNGLITTLLRVPSFIVTLGMMLALLGAVFYMTGGAATGNPADSFRQIGRGGIRDVPVLEIIPYSVIILVVILVAAVWFMRRPFGRTLIAVGDNRVTAHYAGVRVWWVKTSAFIMSALSATVAGILLVGFAGVHPSVGRGYEFAAITAVVLGGVVLGGGRGWVVAAAAGAFALEALFTLLNFADVPSTLRDSVQGVIIILAVAYSAVTFQARRKGRPLEASPAPGGEPAPQESRAEPASQVTKGG, from the coding sequence GTGAGCCAGTCGGTTCCTGAGACCTCGGCCGGCAGTCGCCTCGCGACAGTGGGCCGCAACCTGATCAGCCCGCGCGGGGCGGTGTTCCTGCTGCTGATCGTGCTGCTGATCTGGATCACGGTGCTGAACCCCAACTTCGCAGCGCCGGACAACTTCATCCGGTTCGTGGCGCGAGTGGCGCCGGTCGCGATCGCCGCCATCGGCCAGTACTTCGTGATCGTGTCGGGGGAGTTCGACCTGTCGATGGGCTCCCTCGTGACGGCACAAGTGGTGATCGCGGGCAACCTGATCGGACAGGACGACTCCAAGGTGCTGCCGGTGCTGCTCTTCATGCTCGTCTTCGGAGCCGCCATCGGCCTGGTGAACGGCCTGATCACGACCCTGCTGCGCGTGCCCTCATTCATCGTGACGCTCGGCATGATGCTCGCCCTGCTGGGCGCGGTGTTCTACATGACCGGCGGCGCGGCCACTGGCAACCCGGCCGACTCGTTCCGACAGATCGGTCGCGGGGGCATCCGCGACGTTCCGGTGCTTGAGATCATCCCGTACTCGGTGATCATCCTCGTCGTCATCCTGGTTGCGGCGGTCTGGTTCATGCGCCGCCCGTTCGGCCGCACCCTGATTGCGGTCGGCGACAACCGGGTCACCGCACACTATGCGGGCGTGCGGGTGTGGTGGGTGAAGACCAGCGCGTTCATCATGTCGGCACTGTCGGCCACAGTCGCCGGCATCCTGCTGGTCGGCTTCGCCGGAGTGCACCCTTCCGTCGGCCGTGGGTACGAGTTCGCTGCCATCACGGCCGTTGTGCTCGGTGGGGTGGTGCTCGGAGGCGGTCGCGGCTGGGTGGTTGCCGCGGCAGCCGGAGCATTCGCGCTTGAGGCGCTGTTCACCCTGCTGAACTTCGCCGATGTGCCGTCCACGCTGCGCGACAGCGTCCAGGGCGTCATCATCATCCTCGCGGTGGCCTACTCCGCCGTCACGTTCCAGGCGCGCCGTAAGGGCCGTCCGCTCGAAGCTTCTCCCGCACCGGGAGGGGAGCCCGCTCCACAAGAGAGCCGGGCCGAACCTGCATCGCAAGTAACCAAAGGAGGTTAG
- a CDS encoding ABC transporter permease produces the protein MKRRRLDPTVIVLIALVGVIVIGAILVATVGRNFFSPGNIRDILTGMSVLGFVAIGQTLVILCASLDLSVPYVVSLSSLIAAETMNGSAGNIVPAVALTLAVAALIGLANGLIVTGLKVNGFIATLGVGLIIKGYLDTRYQGTAGSVPAEFQLIGSTGLGPVPVSTIIMIAVAALVALFLRRTRTGHHIYAVGGNLGVSRLSGLHTSRPLIIAHVLCSVSAALAGLLLASRLGVGSPTVGTQGGLDLLSIAAVVLGGTLLLGGRGSIWGTIGGVAIFAVLDNVMSVMQVNPFMKDVVRGVVIVAAVAVYTGRSVERRRPRFTPAVQREESAREPVGS, from the coding sequence ATGAAGCGGCGCCGACTCGACCCGACGGTCATCGTCTTGATCGCCCTCGTGGGCGTGATCGTGATCGGCGCGATTCTCGTCGCCACCGTGGGTCGCAACTTCTTCAGCCCGGGCAACATCCGGGACATCCTCACCGGAATGAGCGTGCTCGGCTTCGTCGCCATCGGGCAGACGCTCGTGATCCTCTGCGCGTCGCTGGATCTGTCGGTGCCATACGTGGTCAGCCTGTCCAGCCTTATTGCCGCGGAAACCATGAACGGGTCAGCCGGAAACATTGTGCCCGCGGTCGCGCTCACCCTCGCCGTGGCGGCGCTGATCGGTTTGGCCAACGGCCTCATCGTCACCGGGCTGAAGGTCAACGGATTCATCGCGACCCTCGGCGTCGGTTTGATCATCAAGGGCTACCTGGATACCCGATATCAGGGCACGGCCGGCAGTGTGCCGGCGGAATTCCAATTGATCGGCTCCACCGGGCTCGGACCGGTGCCGGTGTCGACGATCATCATGATCGCGGTCGCGGCGCTGGTCGCTCTGTTCCTGCGTCGCACGCGCACCGGCCACCATATCTACGCGGTGGGCGGCAACCTGGGCGTATCCAGGTTGTCTGGACTGCACACCAGCAGGCCGCTGATCATCGCGCACGTGCTCTGTTCGGTCAGTGCCGCGCTCGCCGGCCTGCTACTCGCCAGCCGCCTCGGCGTGGGCAGCCCGACCGTCGGTACCCAAGGCGGTTTGGATCTGCTCTCGATCGCCGCGGTGGTGCTCGGTGGCACCCTGCTGCTCGGCGGCCGAGGATCGATCTGGGGCACCATCGGCGGCGTCGCCATCTTCGCGGTGCTCGACAACGTGATGAGTGTCATGCAGGTGAACCCGTTCATGAAGGACGTCGTGCGTGGCGTCGTGATCGTCGCCGCGGTTGCGGTTTACACCGGTCGCTCGGTCGAGCGACGGCGGCCACGGTTCACGCCAGCAGTACAACGAGAGGAGTCCGCTCGTGAGCCAGTCGGTTCCTGA
- a CDS encoding substrate-binding domain-containing protein, producing the protein MMRRHTRWAPAILGAAAVIALAGCTTDPTVTAPTNGADEEGDSTEWFSQELYDKQDAERDVTPEGPEGQPWLQHINAEMVDTTQFASPGAKKACFANASISNPWRQTGWITMNEQLKVLQAAGAISEMETRDAQDNDDTQIADIDYFINEGNCDVFIISPNSTAAMTPAVQRACDTGKPVIVFDRGVETDCPVTFIHPIGGFAWGIDTAEFLIDNLEEGDKVVALRILPGVDVLEQRWAAAEKLFEEAGIEAVDYFTGADPAEIKKIISDELSTGDVQGIWMDAGDGAVAAIEAFEDAGVDYPVMTGEDELSYMRKWEETGLTGLAPVYSNFQWRTPLLAAQMIFAGQEVPKEWVLPQVPITEDERQEFLEANEGMPDGHYAKFGGEDLPGYPDVWQQRIIP; encoded by the coding sequence ATGATGCGACGCCACACGCGATGGGCCCCAGCAATTCTGGGAGCCGCCGCCGTCATTGCACTCGCCGGGTGCACCACCGACCCCACCGTCACAGCACCCACCAACGGCGCCGACGAGGAGGGCGACAGCACAGAGTGGTTCAGCCAGGAGCTCTACGACAAGCAGGACGCCGAGCGCGACGTCACCCCGGAGGGCCCGGAAGGCCAGCCCTGGCTGCAACACATCAACGCCGAGATGGTCGACACCACCCAGTTCGCCAGCCCCGGCGCGAAGAAGGCGTGCTTCGCCAACGCGTCGATCTCAAACCCCTGGCGGCAGACCGGCTGGATCACCATGAACGAACAGCTCAAGGTGCTGCAGGCGGCGGGCGCCATCAGTGAGATGGAAACCCGGGACGCCCAGGACAACGACGACACGCAGATCGCGGACATCGACTACTTCATCAACGAGGGCAACTGCGATGTCTTCATCATCTCGCCGAACAGCACGGCGGCGATGACCCCAGCGGTTCAGCGTGCCTGCGACACCGGCAAGCCCGTGATCGTGTTCGACCGCGGTGTCGAGACCGACTGCCCGGTCACCTTCATTCACCCGATCGGTGGCTTTGCCTGGGGCATCGACACCGCTGAATTCCTGATCGACAACCTCGAAGAAGGCGACAAGGTGGTGGCGCTGCGCATCCTGCCCGGCGTCGACGTCCTGGAACAGCGCTGGGCCGCGGCCGAGAAGCTGTTCGAAGAGGCCGGCATCGAAGCCGTCGACTACTTCACCGGAGCGGACCCGGCCGAGATCAAGAAGATCATCTCGGACGAGCTCTCCACCGGTGATGTACAGGGAATCTGGATGGACGCCGGTGACGGCGCCGTCGCGGCGATCGAAGCCTTCGAGGACGCCGGCGTCGACTACCCGGTGATGACCGGAGAAGACGAGCTGAGCTACATGCGGAAGTGGGAGGAGACCGGGCTGACCGGGCTCGCCCCGGTGTACTCGAACTTCCAGTGGCGTACCCCGCTGCTTGCCGCTCAGATGATCTTCGCCGGCCAGGAAGTGCCCAAGGAATGGGTGCTGCCGCAGGTGCCGATCACTGAGGACGAGCGGCAGGAGTTCCTCGAAGCGAACGAAGGCATGCCCGATGGGCACTACGCCAAGTTCGGCGGCGAGGACCTGCCCGGCTACCCCGACGTGTGGCAGCAGCGGATCATCCCGTAA
- a CDS encoding sugar phosphate isomerase/epimerase: MTHPVTLFTGQWADLPFEEVARLAASWGYDGLEIAASGDHLDLERADQDDAYLRSRLEILDRYDLKVYAISNHLTGQAVCDDPIDFRHQAILRPSTWGDGDAEGVRQRAAEDMKRAARVARKLGVDVVVGFTGSKIWPYVAQFPPVPASVIDAGYEDFATRWNPILDVFDAEGVRFAHEVHPSEIAYDYWSSVRSLEAIGHREAFGFNWDPSHMMWQDIDPVGFIWDFKDRIYHVDCKDTRMRPKNGRAGVLGSHLPWGDPRRGWDFVSTGHGDVPWEDAFRALDAIGYTGPISIEWEDAGMDRLHGAAEAVTYIRSLLWKRPDASFDAAFSNQ; encoded by the coding sequence ATGACTCACCCCGTCACACTGTTCACCGGTCAATGGGCCGACCTTCCGTTTGAGGAGGTGGCGAGGCTCGCCGCCTCCTGGGGGTACGACGGACTCGAGATCGCGGCATCCGGTGACCATCTCGACCTGGAACGCGCCGACCAGGATGACGCGTACCTGCGTTCGCGGCTGGAAATCCTCGACCGCTACGACCTCAAGGTGTACGCGATCTCCAACCACCTGACCGGTCAGGCGGTCTGCGACGACCCGATCGATTTTCGGCATCAGGCGATCCTGCGCCCGTCGACTTGGGGCGACGGCGACGCCGAGGGTGTGCGTCAGCGGGCCGCCGAGGATATGAAGCGCGCCGCGCGGGTGGCCCGCAAGCTCGGCGTCGACGTCGTGGTCGGCTTCACCGGATCGAAGATCTGGCCGTACGTGGCACAGTTCCCGCCGGTGCCCGCCTCGGTGATCGACGCCGGCTACGAGGACTTCGCCACCCGCTGGAACCCGATCCTCGATGTCTTCGACGCCGAGGGCGTGCGGTTCGCGCACGAGGTGCACCCATCGGAGATCGCTTACGACTACTGGTCATCAGTGCGCTCGCTCGAAGCGATCGGGCACCGCGAGGCGTTCGGCTTCAACTGGGACCCGTCGCACATGATGTGGCAGGACATCGACCCGGTCGGCTTCATCTGGGACTTCAAGGACCGCATCTACCACGTCGATTGCAAGGACACCCGGATGCGTCCGAAGAACGGCCGCGCCGGCGTGCTCGGCTCGCACCTGCCGTGGGGCGACCCGCGACGCGGCTGGGACTTCGTCTCCACCGGGCACGGGGACGTGCCCTGGGAAGACGCGTTCCGGGCACTCGACGCGATCGGCTACACCGGTCCGATCTCGATCGAGTGGGAGGACGCCGGCATGGACCGGCTGCACGGCGCGGCCGAGGCGGTCACTTACATCCGCTCGCTGCTCTGGAAGCGGCCGGATGCCTCGTTCGACGCCGCCTTCAGCAACCAGTAG
- a CDS encoding protealysin inhibitor emfourin codes for MRITVTRSGGFAGLTRSWSIEISGDEDEWRDLVAHLPWDEVHPAPPQPDRYVYRVRCARREATIPEQQLTGPWRELVDRVREAGDPVG; via the coding sequence ATGAGGATCACGGTCACCCGCAGCGGCGGATTCGCCGGGCTCACCCGCAGCTGGAGCATCGAGATTTCCGGCGATGAAGACGAGTGGCGTGACCTTGTCGCGCACCTGCCCTGGGACGAGGTCCACCCGGCACCGCCCCAGCCCGACCGCTACGTGTACCGGGTGCGCTGCGCCCGGCGCGAGGCGACCATTCCCGAGCAGCAGCTCACCGGGCCCTGGCGAGAACTGGTCGACCGAGTGCGCGAGGCGGGCGACCCCGTTGGTTGA